Genomic segment of Vicia villosa cultivar HV-30 ecotype Madison, WI unplaced genomic scaffold, Vvil1.0 ctg.001374F_1_1, whole genome shotgun sequence:
ACGGTGATGAATCTTACACGGGAGTTCCAATCGATAAGGAGAAATCGTACTCATGGGAGGGAATTGTGTGTATAATGAGAAGAAAAGGTTATGGTTCTAATTGATTATCTTGAAGAAAGAAAGGGTTAGGGTTTGTGAGGCATTGTTCTGATTGTTTAGCTTGAAGGAGAAAACTTGTAAAATTTTGTTCTGAAGAAGAAGAGTCATGCGAATTGTTTAGCTTGGAGGGAAGATTTTTGTTTTAGCGCTCAACTTTTGGAACGGGGCAGTGAAATTTGGTTTTAGCGCTCAAGAAGTTTTGGAAAGGGAACGAATGAAATAAGAATTAAAAAGTCCTATGTTCGATTCTACCAACctaatttttttcatataataAATATTGGATTAAACATACAAAGCCCCCCTGTAATATTAAGGGGGTTTGTTTTTAGCCCctgataatttaaaaaaaaaaaatctccctCGCGATTTCCAGATTCCCTCATATACACCCATGATTGCCACATTGCAGAAAAGATTCTCTCTGACTGCCAATGTGGCAGTCTAcgtgatatttttttatttttaattatttttttaacatacatgtgaaatttttatatttttttaatttcattaaattcttttattttttatttttttcattaattttatttttcatttttattcataaacgaattatttatttaatttttttattttaaagcaAAATTTATTTCAATATGTAATGGGCTTTTGGCCCATCTAGTCTCAACTTGTTTCTAATATCCAATATAGGTGTGTGCTATATAAAGACTAAACCTTTCTCTACAAAATTCGATGTGGGACATCAGTGAAATAGATGAAACTTTGCTACAACCTGTCATTGAGGCTCTACAACCTACCTCCCAAGAGCACTATATTTAaacataaacaataatcagaggcATTTATTTTTGGTAATGGAAACTATAGTTGATTAAAATGCTACATCTTTTTCCATGGATTATTAGACTAAATTGCCAATTTAGTTCTTGAAGTAAGGCATTTGTTTTTGATAATGGCAACTATAGTTGATTAAAATGCTACATCTTTTTCCATGGATTATTATAGTAAACTACCAATTTAGTTCTTGAAGTATAAAATAGTCCATAATAATCCATAATGTTCTAAATTTGTAAGGAATATATACCCCCACcactataaaattattatagtaAACTACCAATCCGCTGCTAATAAAGACCATTCTCTTTATGATTTACTAGAGCACTTTTCAACCGTTGCATAAAATTTGTAAGGAATATATACCCCCACcactataaaatttaacattcgTTGCCTATTACTCTATACGAGAATGGAATTTTTACCACCTTAAAATTAGGCATTTCCATAGGGTAAAAATGTTGTAGTGAACTTGATGAAGGGTAAGGCATCGAACAATGTGGGAGGTTCGAGGCGAAGGGTATATGAGGACAAAAGGGTGAGTACAACCTTCTTTTTTACGTCAATACCAGATGAATATGGAGGTAAGGAGATACATGAAGAATTGATGGGATATAAGGACATTGATGAAATAGTGATTCCAACCGAGATATCCTGGGAAAGAGATATTGATTTGGATTCAGTGGGCTCAATCCATTTGGTGATTCCAACCGAGAAGAACTCCTCTAAAATTCAGTGGGCTAAATCTATTTGGATTCTTGACATTCCCCCCATTTAAGTCCCTTCTGGTGTGGAGGCTTATGCGCAACAAACTACCCATATATGATCAATTGCAACTAAGAGGAATGAGCATCCCTTCCATGTGTTATATTTGCAAGAATTGTACTAAAACtacatttcatttattttttggttGTGTGTTGGCTAGGAAGCTTTGGAATTGGCTTGACTCCCTAATTGGGCCAATAATTCCTTTTCATAACTTGGATGATCTTAGTTTTTTTTGTGACGAACTCAAATCTCAATGTTCCATTATTATCAAATCTGCCATTATTCATCTGTTGAATGGAATTTGGGCTGCTAGGAATGCTAGCAAATTTCAAGACAaaaatttgcaatttaatttggtATGCAACCTTATTTTTGTGTAGGCTTCTTTTTTTGGCTCAAATACTCGCCTCTCTTTCAAAAGTGATTTAGGTGCTTTCTCAACAATTAAAGCCTTCAATGCTCCTATCAACCCTCTAGAGCTCCTTCTATCAAGGAGGTTATTTGGTCTCCTCTAAACCGTACAGTAGTTAGATCAAGTGTAATGTGGATGGCGCTTATGCTAAAAATCCTTCTTCTGGTGGTTGTGGTGGGATTTTCAGAGATAGTAGTTGTCTCTTCCTTTTGGCCTTTGTCGAGCCTCTTTCTACCAACAACTTTGTGATTAATGAATTTTGTGCAGCTATTCGTAATACTGAAATTGCTAAGGAGCATGGTTGGCATAATTTATGGCTTGAGTCGAACTCCCTCACTATTGTGAAGGCTTTTTCTTATGCTTGCTCGGCTTTAGTTCCCTGGAAGCTTAGATCTAGGTGGCTAGAATGTCACATGACCATTTTGAAAATGTCTTTTTTCATCTCACATTTACTAGGGAGAAAATAGTTGTGCGGATTTTTTTGCTAATATTGGACGCACATCTAATGCCTTCACTATTTTGAACTCTTTACCGTTAGAAGTTATACATGATTATGTTAAAAGAAGGCTAAATTTATCTTTCTTTATTTTAGATTTGTTACTTTTTGAGATGGTCTTGAGCTAGTCCTCTCTCATTTTTGTGTAGAATTCTTCTTTTTGAAATATATTacctttattaaaaaatataataataaaagggGGAAATTTGAATTTGTACCAGAGAATTTGTATTCAAATCTTGTGCAGTCTTTATTATGAAATCCATCCATTCCACTATGGATGCAGTTGCTTGGTTATTGAAAATCTTGAATAAAATATGTTAGGAAAATTGCACAGATATGAAAATCATTGAAAAGACTTCGAAGAAAGTTTTCCGATTTGAGAAGGAGGAAAAGAAGGACATGATTTGTACATATCAAAAATACTTAGGTCGATATATGAACTCGGAAACTGAGATTAGTAGCTATAGCAAGGAAGTCGGCTTATAGTATTCAATCGAGTAGGTCAGAGCGTTGTCCCTACTCGGGGCATTGACCAAGTCAGAGGGAGCAACAAATCACCATCTCGGTCGTCGACTATCTCTAGTCGACTGCAACGGTTACATATGTGAAGAGGCGTCTGGGCTGTTATACAGGACGTTATGCACCATAAAGATGACAATAGAGGTTACGATTGCTGCCATAATTAGGGGTCTCCAAGAGTCACTTCATTATGGTTTCAGGTCATCATTTCAGAGGTATGAATAATGGCTCCCATCTGAAGAATAAGCAAGATATTTACTCTTGATTTCACTAGTGAGTTCACACATACCACTACTGTGTAACTCGAATCCCTTAATCCATTCACTCATCCTctcaattttatataatatagttGTAACCTCGTTGAATTAGCTTATGGAAAGTTATCCAAAGGTGTTTTAAAGGAACATCTTAGCCATAATTAGTCTTTGCATCGATGGAAAGTAACATGATTGTTCTATAAAAATGTAGAAAGAACTCTATCTAACTTTTTCTTCTCCATGCAGTTGAGGTAATAGATTGCAAGACAAAAGTTATTTGACTTTTTGCAAATAGACTATTTGCTAATTaataaagaaaatttcttcacccacctcctaaccttcttggccacctctggtgaatttaccacaatacccctagtttcggaagttcatttccgaaaacgtactttttttgaaaaaaaaggtgttttcggaaatgtatctccgaaaaagtgttttttttaatataaaatattgatttcggagatgcatctccgaaataaagttatttttcagaaaatgtggtgttttcggaagttcatctccgaattcaccccccttggaggaaaaatgtacttccgaaatattgtttggacaaaagaaagatgaaaaacaagaacgattcgctttatttaatcgggtgaagattacattgatcacattacataagattaaagttacatattgttaaacacgggtaggtggggatgagtcaacattttgataacgtcatccgccgatctttgaagtttcgcgtccaactcgatcgggcccttcgaagaaaatcggtcgaacgttgtccacaaaaccgctaaatcttcgtcgttcttgatctcaaaaggtgtgaacttaatgtgtccctcgtcgttaagcgatggcgagcggtactcgagcttgacaacctttcgattctcgggatagtgcaaaagcgtgttgagcgacgttatcaactccgcaaacggcgtgtcgcgcgagaagcgaaattggaacggcatcgggtagccggtttcaaagtagacgaatgctaggtgggggtaggtttgtgccATTTGTGTTTtatggtgtgaagaggatgaagaagagtgtgttgtatttatagacttattggagcaatgatggcccaaaaaaccttatcctgcctcaggggacttttcagaaatgaacttccgaaaattggaggcagactagcatatttcggaagttcatttccgaattatgcagaaacagaacaaaattttgcattttgttgattgcttggTGTGTTGTGTAAATTAAACAAATGGAATTCACAataaacataaattagacaaagatgacataaaacatacttatattatatatgtattgaatcggtccgattttacatgataaacaacaatacatacaaaaatggtcattacaaacaaaaaacgatccagaacaaactaaaattcaccgaaccaatcggtggatcctaagtccaaaataggtatgttcttcgaccgctctctattttgctcgcgctcttggctcatcatttcttcaaactctgcCATTcatgaaacgaaaggatccggccaagtctccgcctcatttgaacgatttgccgtccattgacaagaagtagtcggtataggacaccccggtttcaaaaacacttggacgaagtgccgcgatcgtagatacccgatgcatatgatccggcccgacgcgtccaatggcggtcgactatgaagtggaaagaaagtctcacttagtccaaacctcgtcaaatcgacgcatacaatatcatatgcacttgctattagatgacccatatcggggaatgacatccacttcgaaaccggagcgataccggtaagtgatggaacaagtgaatcatgaattttcgcaaagttttcttgattttcatatagtcggccgtagatgtcccgatacgaagtcaactccgcaataagttcccgtcggactaaagtgtaattattttcccctttactgagcaaacccgcaacggcccgatatccacaatttccgtcgcctccaacatcaacgatgttatcgatatatttgtgcataaaaagtggcatctcatcaatgtagacaatgggtgatttttttattggcggtgtgcgaggtggcttcgaaatacgggcacctttgttaccactacacttggacttcggtgtcggtgaatccgggaacgatgcatcaacatgttcaaagtaggaaggagatcgttttgttgacgtgtcatcttgtgtaattttggactttttcggtgcacctttcgtcttaaccggttgagatggcggtttcaaatcggtggtctccagaaatgcaatttttcgtaattgttcttttatatgcattttcgttgtgtcatccgctttagcaaacttctccattatcacttccaactcgtcggagatggtgattttggagtcattttctttcggcgggtcaaaatcatcaaaacgaagctttttccaatggtcggctacctcatccatgcgtattggtgaattcaacatcttcttttttgcaagtatacaagcacatggaaggccgtatgtctttctaatggtgcacccacataatgaactatccggccccgtggtctccgaccgcttagcttcatgaaacaaaaaattcaaacacgttcgggatatgttgtaaatcaattgggagaatagaatttggcccttataccggtgttccataaccgtcttgctccgactgaacgatgtttgaatttcattgtgttgattttggagcatttggttgacggtgtcccatccccgacacaaatctcccttgctatcacccaaccacctcttgaagaccgcatgtgcggattcaactcggttagtcgtggtgcaaccaagatgtctaactcgatttgtccaagcgcacacgactttttctctaactttgtcaagaatggcggattcgacgtaatgacaaaatgtcttaatggaaccacacaaagacctaaagtgtaccaatttctcggtatacacctcttcggagtatgcatccaaaatttccctccatgccgccattatcctatcaaccacaacaccggctttgataactttaccatttttatccggcctatcttttgtcccaaccgcgggtttcaacttgcttctcacgttgcaagttatgtgataccggcaaagtaacgcggtagatgtcgggaagacggtatcgaccgcattcatcaaagcattgtcccggtcggtgacaataacgtttggcataacctcttgatcaactaacaaagacttgcaaattcccaaggcctatgtaaagttgtcttctttttcacactccaaaaaagcaaaccctactgaataagtcttgtccgtcgaggtcacaccgactatctctagaagaggaagtctatatttgtttgtcttgtacgtcgaatccatgactagaacggttggaaatgtgttgaataatttgatactttcgggatgagtccaaaaaatatcacgcaccgtaactttgtcctcggaggttcggaagcttgaaacatatttgttatcgcctagtagtttcaaaagttgttgcatttccgaccgagagcccatattcaaaactttgagattgtgtcgttcattgtaaacttgtttgatatttgaaacgctatccggtttcttacgcttcagatcggcaagtatgttgcgaggcgccactttgactatcgttaagtccgatatcacattcctctcttcgcgggacaaacgacacgccattggatgtccgtgtaacttgacatccaaggcatgattatgaattccacaaattacgtgtcgtcgtgttttagcacccggtttgattgtacataactcccacctcgttcgcaattcaaaacaacgaaagctttccgcctactatttccgttgtccgaccttaaaataacaattccaaatccaagtttactagcttcgttccgaacccactcaatcaattgttcgcgactaccgaagctccgatcatttgtaaattcttgccgaacatcaaccgcattgatcataggattaacgtcgataaccggatcgttattaacgctgACAACTACTGGAACTACTgcgtcatcgtcttgcacaatgttgtccggatgcaccatacctaacaaatgaaaaaaatagtaaaagttggccaaaacagtttttttttactgccagggcatatttcggaagttcatttccgaaatttgttaggtaatatatttcggaaatgaacttccgaaccatatcagtttcagcataaaattcaacaatcaatgtagtgaaatagaggaataaatgagtgatgtttacctgaaattgtagctttctatgctccctttaacgtgatcaacggtttgaaacttgattttaggacgaaaaatggatggagattgattgggttttggagagggtttggggaagttttggagaaaaatgatgaaatagtgaaggagggaaatttgtatatgcagcaatattttcggaaatgaacttccgaaaatattcacggttttgaatttttttgacttcggaaatgtatctccgaaaacaccacttttttggtgttttcggagatgcatttccgaagtaaaaaaaaatccaaaaaaaaaataacttcggaaatgcatctccgaagcagaggCAGTTTTGAGTGTTCGCtggggggtgaccccataggaaggtgggtaaagaaattttcttaataaaATGTATATGTTAAGGCAATCTTGTCGTTATTTTTGCCAACGTTTGAGGCAATCTTGCaaataaactatttttttaatgatgtggTAAGGTATTGCTCAAAGCTTGACACCTATAGAAATGGTCCTACAACATATCCTCTAAGAGTAATTATGCATCACTCTTTTATAAACGTGTTATATACAACACAATCAAAAATGTTTGGACAACAATATTTGTCTggattattttttttcataaaaacataTGCTCTACTATATATATTTATGTACTTCAAAATAACCACCTTTCATTTCTCACATGCATTAGCCATTTCAAGAAAACCCTTATCATATAACCCTTCTTCTCATTATTATTACTACCATGTTTTCTTTAAGACTCTCCATTCCATTAGAGAAAACTCTAATAACATATTCTACACCAAAAACAATTACCtcttataattctaattattactCTTATCATAATTTTCTTCCATATTCTTCTAAATCCATTACCAAACACAGCACAATCTCCATGGCTTTTAAGGATGAAGTGAAAGGAGAAACTCTTATCGACGAAGATTTTTCCGAATTGGAGCCATTGCCGGGAGAGCTGAAGGCAGAGCTGATGCCAAAGCATATGGCGGTGATTATGGATGGGAACGGGAGGTGGGCGAAGATGAAAGGCTTACCGGTGTCTTCCGGTCACGTTGCCGGTGTGAAGTCGTTGAAAAGGATGGTGAAGCTATGTTATAGTTGGGGGATAAAAGTTCTCTCCATTTTTGCGTTTTCTACTGATAACTGGATCAGGCCTAAGGTCCTAATTCATTATACTTCATAGTTTAGTTTcactttgatttggttttgttaaTGGTGGTGATGGTGGTGCAGGTGGAAGTTGAATTCTTATTTACACTCTTTGAAAGATCAATACTTTCTCAATTTGAAGAATGCAAGAGGTATCAATACTctctcaaaataaaaaatattagaaataatcTTTACTATTTGTTTGTATTCTGTGTGATGGATAAAGGTCTtctcaatttcttaaaaataaatgAGGTGTGCTTTTTTTACATCACCTTTACACCCCAATTGAATACTGGTGAacagtattttaattaatttttataataatttttattggtAAAATAAAATGGGTTatataatgaaatataaaaatttgGATAGTGAAGTGATGGAGTTGGTTAATAAACGATcagatatttaaaataatttagtaaTAAAATAGTtgattaatgaaaaataaaatgtttgtTAATAACTTTAGTCAATGTGAAATTGATCGATAACCAAATTCTAAATTATATTAACCAATTTTTTACACtcaattaaccaattttattttacGACTTAATATTACTTTTTGatgtcaaaatatatattaactaaagtataaattatattaatctagtttttatttattattagccAAAATTATTTTAgtgtaaaaattataaaaaagtcaaaataaaaaaattactgtCCACAGTATTGTGAATAATAACTACGATGTAGGTGTAAAATTTGATGTCAAAATAACATtactcaaaataaataaattgaactgTTACACTTACAAGTTACAATAAATTTATAATGAGTAAAGtatataaatacaattataaaaaaaaaaaaaattataaatcacTCATTAATTAATCACTTGTATTCTGCCCATTTTCGTCTTAAATCACTCTTTAATCGAAAACAGTCATAAACATGAGTCGGATATTATCTCACAATTTGATTAATCACACTATTTGACACATACAACATACATTGAATACATCACATTTTACATAATCATACTTTATACAATCATATTTTATATTAGTCACATTTCACTTAATCTCACTacagtaaaataatattttacaTAATCCTACTCCTCATAAATGATATTTCCAAAGTCATATTTCACATAATATCACTTCACattttatttaatcaaaataTACTTTTAGAGTTTTTTTGATATTGGAAGTATTTTTATAAGTGATTGTTATTGCTCAGGGTCGGTCCTGGTATTTTAGAGGTCCTGAACAAATAACAAAAATAGCCCTTAAAAAAGATGAACAACTAATAAAAGATTTatttataagtaatattaatattgttaattttttaatacattattataaaataaatttaataatttatctttttttttttaaatatcaataaTTTGAATTAAGTTTGTCTACCGCCTTCTTCTTTTCCCAATATTAAGAGAGTGAAAATTGTTAGTAGTAATTACAAAGatattttttttagttgttttgaGACTTTAGTAAACCATCAAATTTTTTGGCAATTGATGTAATAATATGAAAAatgttaaattattaaaaatttatgaaACCTTATAAAGATTGTGTTAAGTTAGACTAAATTAAAGTTgttttaaacttataaatttaatttattattcatatatatatatatatatatatatatatatatatatatatatatatatatatatatatatatatatatatatatatatatatatatatatatatatatatattcataagaattaattcaaaataatattaatatccaattttttaaatatttataaaacaaCTAATAATTAGatctaataattatataattatatggtagtaaaatttatattaaagaaataaaattaataaattaataaaattattattatatatatatacaataaaaAGTAGCAATTaataatgaaattattttgttgaGTTGGTAATATGGGCAAAATTATAAGGTACAGTCCCTGCAAGAATTGAACCGGCAACTTTAACATTGGCATTAATTCCACTTACCTACATACAGACAATACGTcgatgtttttcaaaataaaaaactataatattttttctttacAATTCATAAAGCCCACATTTTAATATTTGAGGTCCCTATTTTTTTTTAGGCCCTGGGCTGTTATTGCTAATTAAATATGACAATTATGTGTactaagaacttgtattcaaatacATTTTGTACTTGGTAAATGTACCAACATGACAACCCCCTTGTGATGTAGGGTTGTCATAGGTTTTTAAGGTTATTGTGGTATAAGAGCAAATTCGAGCACGGATGGTGAGAAAATCTGTATATTGATATTTTCAGTTTTATTGAATGTCCTCTTTAACCTCGTGGTTGAGGTATTTATAAGGGTCTCTTAGACCTATTCTTAGGTCCCAATAAGGTAATTTTTATACTTCCCACTTTCAGGAGCGTGGAAAGGAGGTAATTACTTCTCCTGTTTCTTTGGAGAATGTGGCCTCCTCCTTTTTACTCCCTCTACCATACTGTTATAGATAGGGACATGTCACCTCCAAATTTTACAAAAAAACAAGTGATATGAAAAACGGGTGCCATAATCAAATTATGGACGATCGTTCCAATAGATGGGCAGTTATAGGAAGCTGGCAAGAGCAATATATTACGTCTCCTTCCTTTAGTGAAATTTCTACGTCTCTCTTATAAGCCATTTATGAATATACTAGTGCACGTACtaatcaaatataataaataaagagaCATAATATTGTTCAATTAAacaatcttatatatatatatatatatatatatatatatatatatatatatatatatatatatatatatatatatatatatatatatatatatatatatatatatatatatatatatatatatatatatatatatatatatatatataatttaaccgAACATTCtcaccccttaccttggttatCGAAGAACTTAATCacaaaaataggttttggtcaATTTGGCTTTAATCACCAAGAATAAATCGATGAAAGTCTATCAAATAGGaagtataattaaaatcaaaaggTAAGAGTAAGATCTAATACAAGAACATGAATAATGGAGTGAAAGGAGACTTGCCTAATCAATGGATATTAAACAAAGaggatttttaggtttaaaacttTAATATTTAGAAATTTATCATTTGAAATGACTTATAATGATTGAAAGGACATGAATGTATGAGTGTTCTTGATTATTTATGAGAAAAATCTATTTAGGAGCAAATGTCAATTAGGAAATTCAACTAAAGAAGTTTAGATTCATCATTAATTTAGGCATGGGAGATAGACAAattagactttaaattgaatataaaaGTTGTCAAAAATTAAGCTATATTTCCTTACAAAAATCAAGTTTATTAGAGAATTACAATTCAAGCTATGGCCTGAATGCCAGATATATGTcactaacaaaattttaaaaaatgacaaaaacatCAAAAGGTTTAGAGCAATACTACCTATACTCAAAGTCATACTTTAAAACTAAAGTAATAATAATACAATTTATATGTACGCATCACAAAATATATCTCTCAAGTTACATAGGCTATAGAGAAATCACACATTTGAGGTGTTGCTAATTGTAATAACATTCTTTTTCTCTTATATTAAGTGGTGTTATTTTTGTAAGCTTGTAACtgtcactttgttatatataggGAAGGAATTAAAATATCTGTAATTGGAGATACATCAAAGCTCCCAAAATCTTTGCAACAAATGATAGCTGATATTGAGGACTATACGAAGGAGAATTCAAAATTTCAAGTTATTTTGGCAGTTAACTATGGTGGGAAATACGATATAGTCCAAGCATGTAAGAGTGTAGCTAAGAAAGTGAAAGATGGCCTTATTTATTTGGAAGACATTGATGAAAACATACTTGAAAAGGAGTTGGAGACAAACTGTACTGAGTTTCCTTACCCAGATTTACTGATTCGGACAAGTGGAGAACTTAGAGTTAGTAATTTTTTGTTATGGCAATTGGCATAcacagaattttttttaataacaaactTTGGCCAGATTTTGGGAAAGGTGAGTTTATAGAGGCCTTAATATCATTTCAACATAGACATAGACGTTATGGTGGAAGACATTAATTAGTTCATAACCATTTATTTTCTAATACCATAGTGGTGATATATTAGTATGATAAATTTACAAATATATGTCTAAACCCTAAAGTAAGTAGATTTTTATTGTATACTtatagataaaataaataaagtttttCTTTACATGTGCTTGTGAATATTTAGTATGTGATTGAAAAGGATTGGAAGGTGAAGGTTAAATATCTATTGTGATGTCAATTTGT
This window contains:
- the LOC131634873 gene encoding dehydrodolichyl diphosphate synthase 2-like translates to MFSLRLSIPLEKTLITYSTPKTITSYNSNYYSYHNFLPYSSKSITKHSTISMAFKDEVKGETLIDEDFSELEPLPGELKAELMPKHMAVIMDGNGRWAKMKGLPVSSGHVAGVKSLKRMVKLCYSWGIKVLSIFAFSTDNWIRPKVEVEFLFTLFERSILSQFEECKREGIKISVIGDTSKLPKSLQQMIADIEDYTKENSKFQVILAVNYGGKYDIVQACKSVAKKVKDGLIYLEDIDENILEKELETNCTEFPYPDLLIRTSGELRVSNFLLWQLAYTEFFLITNFGQILGKVSL